A stretch of Catenulispora sp. GP43 DNA encodes these proteins:
- a CDS encoding alpha-amylase family glycosyl hydrolase: MHRRRRLLFAGTAVSLAAATAVTVAATPSQATPIRSAAATATTATAALSSTPVSTGDMTSDVIYQLLTDRFYNGDTSNDNPSSSPNLNDSSHSNWQEYWGGDFAGVTAKMQYLSDLGVGAIWISPPVQNVNVPVPDSTTGATTAGYHGYWGMDFYTPEPHFGQWADFDAMVAAAHAKGIKVIMDWAVNDTNPEDTSNPNYGAGGALKQNGTTLSTYDNDPNGYFHHNGGVADYNNLYDVEYQNLFNLADLAQENPAVTDYVQGAVDTWLGHGVDGIRMDAVKHMPGGWLKGYVDHIENSHSVFMYGEWADPSTAALWPNEVKFANTDGQSLENFDLNTAVRDVFANNANMSELDSELSRQQSSINWSNDLVDFVDSQDENRFLSINNNTTLLDQATVVNMTVPGIPSVYYGDENYLHNDTTNSFGQVGGDPYNRPMVSSFAENSRDFGITQKLAALRKSNPALRYGTSTQRWINNDVYVYERKFYNDTVLVAVNKSASSGYALTGLNTALPAGSYSDALGGALGGGTLTVGAGTGGNNPTGAYTLNPGQAAVWSYTAPAGSTPQVGNIGPTIGHSGDVVAVTGTDFGTTAGTATVGGVAATVEYWSNTEVDLAVPAGAATGLDQVVLTSSGGVAGNGISYHVESGTQVPVTFTVTGTSTSPGDEIYLAGSDDELGNWSTDTSVAIGPLLDPNYPTWFSMASVPAGANIQFKFFIKHTDGTVTWEGGSNHTYTVPSSGTGNVTVAW, from the coding sequence ATGCACAGACGCCGCAGACTCTTATTCGCCGGCACGGCGGTGAGCCTGGCCGCGGCCACCGCGGTGACCGTCGCCGCGACCCCCAGCCAGGCCACCCCGATCCGGTCCGCGGCTGCCACCGCCACCACCGCCACCGCCGCGCTGAGCTCGACGCCGGTCAGCACCGGTGACATGACCTCCGACGTGATCTACCAGCTGCTGACCGACCGCTTTTACAACGGCGACACCAGCAACGACAACCCCTCGTCCTCGCCGAACCTGAACGACTCCAGCCACAGCAACTGGCAGGAGTACTGGGGCGGCGACTTCGCCGGCGTCACCGCCAAGATGCAGTACCTGTCGGACCTCGGCGTCGGCGCCATCTGGATCTCGCCGCCGGTGCAGAACGTGAACGTCCCGGTGCCGGACTCCACCACCGGAGCCACGACCGCGGGCTACCACGGGTACTGGGGCATGGACTTCTACACCCCCGAGCCGCACTTCGGGCAGTGGGCGGACTTCGACGCCATGGTGGCCGCGGCGCACGCCAAGGGCATCAAGGTGATCATGGACTGGGCCGTCAACGACACCAACCCCGAGGACACCAGCAACCCGAACTACGGCGCCGGCGGCGCGCTGAAGCAGAACGGGACCACGCTGTCGACGTACGACAACGACCCGAACGGCTACTTCCATCACAACGGCGGCGTCGCGGACTACAACAACCTGTACGACGTCGAGTACCAGAACCTGTTCAACCTGGCCGACCTCGCGCAGGAGAACCCGGCCGTCACGGACTACGTGCAGGGCGCCGTCGACACCTGGCTCGGCCACGGCGTGGACGGCATCCGCATGGACGCCGTCAAGCACATGCCCGGCGGCTGGCTGAAGGGCTACGTCGACCACATCGAGAACTCGCACAGCGTGTTCATGTACGGCGAGTGGGCCGACCCGAGCACCGCGGCGCTGTGGCCGAACGAGGTGAAGTTCGCCAACACCGACGGGCAGTCGCTGGAGAACTTCGACCTGAACACCGCGGTGCGCGACGTCTTCGCCAACAACGCGAACATGTCCGAGCTGGACTCCGAGCTCAGCCGCCAGCAGAGTTCGATCAACTGGTCGAACGACTTGGTGGACTTCGTCGACAGTCAGGACGAGAACCGTTTCCTGTCCATCAACAACAACACCACGCTGCTGGACCAGGCGACCGTGGTGAACATGACGGTGCCGGGCATCCCGTCGGTGTACTACGGCGACGAGAACTACCTGCACAACGACACCACGAACTCCTTCGGCCAGGTCGGCGGCGACCCCTACAACCGGCCGATGGTGAGCTCGTTCGCGGAGAACAGCCGCGACTTCGGCATCACCCAGAAGCTGGCAGCCCTGCGCAAGAGTAACCCCGCTCTGCGCTACGGCACCTCGACCCAGCGCTGGATCAACAACGACGTGTATGTGTACGAACGCAAGTTCTACAACGACACGGTCCTGGTCGCGGTGAACAAGAGCGCGTCCTCCGGCTACGCCCTGACCGGCCTGAACACCGCCCTGCCGGCAGGCAGCTACAGCGACGCGCTCGGCGGAGCCCTCGGCGGCGGCACGCTGACCGTCGGCGCCGGCACCGGCGGCAACAACCCGACCGGGGCGTACACGCTGAACCCGGGCCAGGCCGCGGTGTGGTCGTACACCGCCCCGGCGGGCTCCACCCCGCAGGTCGGCAACATCGGCCCGACCATCGGCCACAGCGGCGACGTGGTCGCCGTCACCGGCACCGACTTCGGGACCACCGCCGGCACCGCCACGGTCGGCGGCGTCGCGGCGACGGTGGAGTACTGGTCGAACACCGAGGTGGACCTGGCGGTCCCCGCGGGCGCGGCCACCGGGCTCGACCAGGTGGTGCTCACGTCTTCTGGAGGCGTTGCCGGCAACGGGATCTCGTACCACGTGGAGTCCGGGACGCAGGTCCCGGTGACGTTCACGGTGACCGGGACCTCGACGTCGCCGGGCGACGAGATCTACCTGGCCGGCAGCGACGACGAACTGGGCAACTGGAGCACCGACACCTCGGTCGCGATCGGGCCGCTGCTCGATCCGAACTACCCGACGTGGTTCTCCATGGCCAGCGTCCCGGCCGGGGCGAACATCCAGTTCAAGTTCTTCATCAAGCACACGGACGGGACGGTCACCTGGGAGGGCGGATCGAACCACACGTACACCGTTCCGAGCTCCGGGACCGGGAACGTGACGGTCGCTTGGTGA
- a CDS encoding sugar ABC transporter permease codes for MRERLWWRHLIGLAALVFALVPILFLISAALNPVGTLSTTSLLPSGASFSNFSKLFHDPNSPYVRWYVNTLVICGVSAVLNVLIGVSGAYAFSRLRFRGRRAGLTGIMLVQMFPNFISLTALYLTFISIGGVLPAFGLNTSLGLILVYLGGAMGVNTWLLKGYLDTIPKELDESARIDGATETQVFFKVVLPLARPMLVVVGLFSFVSFLNEILLAGVFLTDTNHKTLAVGLYGLVSGNHNTDYGEFAAGSLLAGIPVVLIYLYLQKFLVKGLTAGAVKG; via the coding sequence ATGAGAGAGCGTCTGTGGTGGCGCCACCTGATAGGCCTGGCGGCCCTGGTGTTCGCGCTCGTCCCGATCCTGTTCCTGATCTCCGCGGCGCTGAACCCGGTCGGCACGCTGTCCACGACCTCGCTGCTCCCCAGCGGCGCGAGTTTCTCCAACTTCAGCAAGCTGTTCCACGACCCGAACTCGCCGTACGTCCGGTGGTACGTCAACACCCTGGTGATCTGCGGGGTCTCGGCGGTCCTCAACGTCCTGATCGGCGTCAGCGGCGCCTACGCCTTCTCCCGGCTGCGCTTCCGCGGGCGGCGGGCCGGGCTCACCGGGATCATGCTCGTCCAGATGTTCCCCAACTTCATCTCGCTGACCGCGCTGTACCTGACGTTCATCAGCATCGGCGGTGTGCTGCCGGCCTTCGGCCTGAACACCTCGCTCGGCCTGATCCTGGTCTACCTCGGCGGCGCGATGGGGGTGAACACCTGGCTGCTCAAGGGCTATCTGGACACCATCCCGAAGGAGCTGGACGAGTCCGCGCGCATCGACGGCGCCACCGAGACGCAGGTGTTCTTCAAGGTGGTCCTGCCCCTGGCGCGGCCGATGCTGGTGGTCGTCGGGCTGTTCTCGTTCGTGTCGTTCCTCAACGAGATCCTGCTGGCCGGGGTGTTCCTCACCGACACCAACCACAAGACGCTGGCCGTCGGCCTGTACGGCCTGGTCTCCGGCAACCACAACACCGACTACGGCGAGTTCGCCGCCGGGTCGCTGCTCGCCGGCATCCCGGTGGTCCTGATCTACCTCTACCTCCAGAAGTTTCTCGTCAAGGGCTTGACGGCGGGCGCCGTCAAGGGCTGA
- a CDS encoding ABC transporter permease subunit encodes MTVAPYERLARLSWPRVVFVGLVAAFAVLTIPTLVDKHSWTGVTISVAVTAILAYVYLTPKRIAARFLVPGTILLLAFQVYPVAYTITTAFTDYGDGHRLSQSQAVAQIEADSVLEQPGAQRYELSVATKTTDTPGAFVFFLTDPNGKVERGDASGLTPVPDSQVTKDQFTGKVTAAVGWHILTGIQVNGLGQRLSAFAVPTSGGFIKSVGLSEAYIGQFTMKYDAAAHTMTDTRTNTVYKASGGEFKAADGSGKTLPIGWKVGVGFKNFTSVLTNATIRGPFLRVLIWTIAFAILSVLTTFALGLLLAVVMDHPRMRGRKLYSSLLLLPYAMPAFITTLVWSSMYNKDFGLLNKLFGTHIDWLGSPWAARGSVLLTNLWLGFPYMFLVCAGLLQAVPQELKEVARVDGASAFRVFRSVTMPTVLIGAMPLLIASFGYNFNNFNLIRLLTDGGPYPSGSSTAGDTDILISYTYRLAFGGQGAQYGLASAISFLIFVLVGLILYGGFRQTRQLEEVYAR; translated from the coding sequence ATGACCGTAGCGCCCTATGAGCGCCTCGCGCGCTTGTCGTGGCCGCGGGTCGTCTTCGTCGGGCTGGTCGCGGCCTTCGCGGTCCTCACGATCCCGACGCTGGTCGACAAGCACTCGTGGACCGGGGTGACGATCAGCGTCGCGGTCACCGCGATCCTGGCCTACGTCTACCTGACCCCGAAGCGGATAGCTGCCCGGTTCCTGGTGCCGGGCACCATCTTGCTGCTGGCGTTCCAGGTCTACCCGGTCGCCTACACGATCACGACCGCGTTCACCGACTACGGCGACGGACACCGGCTGAGCCAGTCCCAGGCCGTGGCGCAGATCGAGGCCGACTCCGTGCTGGAGCAGCCCGGCGCGCAGCGCTACGAGCTGTCGGTGGCGACCAAGACCACTGATACGCCCGGCGCTTTCGTCTTCTTCCTCACCGACCCGAACGGCAAGGTCGAGCGCGGCGACGCCTCCGGTCTCACCCCGGTGCCGGACTCGCAGGTCACCAAGGACCAGTTCACCGGCAAGGTGACCGCCGCGGTCGGCTGGCACATCCTGACCGGCATCCAGGTCAACGGCCTGGGCCAGCGGCTGTCTGCCTTCGCGGTGCCGACCTCCGGAGGCTTCATCAAGTCCGTGGGCCTGTCGGAGGCGTATATAGGCCAGTTCACGATGAAGTACGACGCCGCCGCGCACACCATGACGGACACCCGGACCAACACCGTCTATAAGGCCTCCGGCGGGGAGTTCAAGGCCGCCGACGGCTCCGGCAAGACGCTGCCGATCGGCTGGAAGGTCGGCGTCGGGTTCAAGAACTTCACCTCGGTGCTGACCAACGCGACGATCCGCGGCCCGTTCCTGCGGGTGCTGATCTGGACGATCGCCTTCGCGATCCTGTCGGTGCTCACGACGTTCGCCCTGGGCCTGCTGCTGGCCGTGGTCATGGACCATCCCCGGATGCGGGGCCGCAAGCTCTACAGTTCCCTGCTCCTGCTGCCCTATGCGATGCCGGCGTTCATCACGACGCTGGTCTGGTCGAGCATGTACAACAAGGACTTCGGCCTGCTGAACAAGCTGTTCGGCACGCACATCGACTGGCTCGGCAGTCCCTGGGCCGCGCGCGGCTCCGTCCTGCTGACCAACCTCTGGCTCGGCTTCCCCTACATGTTCCTGGTCTGCGCGGGCCTGTTGCAGGCGGTTCCGCAGGAGCTCAAGGAGGTCGCGCGGGTCGACGGCGCCTCGGCGTTCCGGGTGTTCCGCTCGGTCACCATGCCCACCGTGCTCATCGGCGCGATGCCGCTGCTGATCGCCTCCTTCGGCTACAACTTCAACAACTTCAACCTGATCCGGCTGCTGACCGACGGCGGTCCGTACCCCTCCGGCAGCTCCACGGCCGGCGACACGGACATCCTGATCAGCTACACCTACCGGCTGGCGTTCGGCGGGCAGGGCGCGCAGTACGGCCTGGCCTCGGCGATCTCGTTCCTGATCTTCGTACTGGTCGGCCTGATCCTCTACGGCGGCTTCCGGCAGACCCGCCAGTTGGAGGAGGTGTACGCGCGATGA
- a CDS encoding extracellular solute-binding protein, translating to MTTAAVAVVAAALSLTGCSSSASKSAAGSTSSSSTPSASSSSSSAAAAPSSSSSAPPVRDPNTDLVIWTDAQRAPVLQQFAQSFAAANGISVSVQPVATDLQSAYVTATAAGKGPDIVVGATDWIGNLVQNGAIAPLPLTAAQKGSFQTTALSAVTYNGQVYGVPYATENLALITNTGQAPANPATFEDMVANGQAAVKAGKDSEALAMQIGQQGDPYTAQPLLGSAGGFIFGTKADGSYDPAQVGVDNAGSKAFAAQLAKYGEKGQNVFKRSIDANNAVSLFTSGKAPYLISGPWALEQIRKAGLKYAISPVPGFAGMGPSQPFVGVQAFYVSAKAKNTAIAQEFTLNYLTKKDVEEALYKVDPRAPALTEAYDDVSKTDPDIAAFQAAAAHGVVLPQIPAMSAVWGPLGIAEAAIVGGADPNTSMTNAATQIKAAIAKG from the coding sequence TTGACGACCGCGGCTGTCGCGGTCGTAGCGGCAGCTCTTTCCCTGACCGGCTGCTCGAGCTCGGCCTCGAAGTCCGCCGCGGGCTCGACGAGTTCGAGCTCCACGCCGTCCGCGTCGTCCTCCAGTTCCTCCGCGGCGGCCGCGCCGTCCTCGTCCTCCAGCGCGCCGCCGGTCCGCGACCCCAACACGGACCTGGTGATCTGGACGGACGCCCAGCGCGCCCCGGTGCTCCAGCAGTTCGCACAGAGCTTCGCCGCCGCCAACGGCATATCGGTGAGCGTCCAGCCGGTGGCCACCGACCTGCAGTCGGCGTACGTCACCGCGACCGCCGCCGGCAAGGGCCCGGACATCGTGGTCGGCGCCACCGACTGGATCGGCAACCTGGTGCAGAACGGCGCGATCGCGCCGCTGCCGCTGACCGCCGCGCAGAAGGGGTCCTTCCAGACCACGGCGCTGAGCGCCGTCACCTACAACGGCCAGGTCTACGGTGTGCCCTACGCGACCGAGAACCTCGCGCTGATCACCAACACCGGCCAGGCCCCGGCGAACCCGGCGACGTTCGAGGACATGGTGGCGAACGGCCAGGCCGCGGTGAAGGCCGGCAAGGACTCCGAGGCGCTGGCGATGCAGATAGGCCAGCAGGGCGACCCCTACACGGCGCAGCCGCTGCTGGGCTCGGCCGGCGGTTTCATCTTCGGCACCAAGGCCGACGGCAGCTACGACCCGGCGCAGGTCGGCGTCGACAACGCCGGCTCCAAGGCGTTCGCGGCGCAGCTGGCCAAGTACGGCGAGAAGGGCCAGAACGTCTTCAAGCGCTCCATCGACGCCAACAACGCGGTGTCGCTGTTCACCTCCGGCAAGGCCCCGTACCTGATCTCCGGCCCCTGGGCGCTGGAGCAGATCCGCAAGGCCGGCCTGAAGTACGCGATCAGCCCGGTCCCCGGCTTCGCCGGCATGGGCCCCTCGCAGCCGTTCGTCGGCGTGCAGGCGTTCTACGTCTCGGCCAAGGCCAAGAACACCGCGATCGCGCAGGAGTTCACGCTGAACTACCTGACGAAGAAGGACGTCGAGGAAGCCCTCTACAAGGTCGACCCGCGGGCCCCGGCCCTGACCGAGGCCTACGACGACGTGTCCAAGACCGACCCGGACATCGCCGCCTTCCAGGCCGCGGCCGCGCACGGTGTGGTGCTTCCGCAGATCCCCGCGATGTCTGCGGTGTGGGGCCCGCTCGGGATCGCCGAGGCCGCGATCGTCGGCGGCGCCGACCCGAACACGTCGATGACGAACGCCGCGACGCAGATCAAGGCCGCCATCGCCAAGGGCTAG
- a CDS encoding LacI family DNA-binding transcriptional regulator yields the protein MSSRLDDIARQAGVSKATVSRVLNERPGVSPQLRKAVLTALDVLGYERPSRLRPRSAGLVGLLLPELESPIYPLCAQVIETNLSRQGFTPVLCSQTPEGAGEDEYVGMLLDRGVSGVIFVSGMHADSGQDHSRYRDLVAQRLPLVFVNGFIPNLEAPFISCDDRAAGELAVSHLAELGHRRIGLLLSSDRHIPARRQLSGYRTAMETGFGSGGYDPDLVDISFPGVEGGYAGASRLLQRNVTAIVCGSDMMALGAIRALRQHHKRVPEDVSVIGYDDSVLMGYTDPPLTTVRQPVLSMGVAAARTLIDQIRGVTIRKTESLFFPELVVRASTGPLAET from the coding sequence ATGTCTTCTCGACTCGACGACATAGCCCGCCAGGCCGGGGTCAGCAAAGCCACGGTCTCCCGCGTGCTCAACGAGCGTCCCGGTGTCAGTCCCCAGCTGCGCAAAGCGGTGTTGACCGCGCTGGACGTCCTGGGCTACGAACGCCCCTCCCGCCTGCGCCCGCGCAGCGCCGGCCTGGTCGGTCTGCTGCTCCCGGAGCTGGAGAGCCCGATCTATCCGCTGTGTGCGCAGGTCATCGAGACCAACCTGTCCCGGCAGGGCTTCACGCCGGTGCTGTGCTCCCAGACGCCGGAGGGCGCGGGGGAGGACGAGTACGTCGGCATGCTGCTGGACCGCGGCGTCTCCGGCGTCATCTTCGTCTCCGGCATGCACGCCGACTCCGGCCAGGACCACTCCCGCTACCGGGACCTGGTGGCGCAGCGGCTGCCGCTGGTGTTCGTCAACGGCTTCATCCCGAACCTGGAGGCGCCGTTCATCTCCTGCGACGACCGCGCCGCCGGCGAGCTGGCGGTGTCGCACCTGGCAGAGCTCGGGCACCGCCGGATCGGGCTGCTGCTGTCCTCCGACCGGCACATCCCGGCCCGAAGGCAGCTGTCCGGCTACCGCACCGCGATGGAGACCGGTTTCGGCTCCGGCGGCTACGACCCGGACCTGGTGGACATCTCCTTCCCCGGCGTCGAGGGCGGATACGCGGGCGCCTCCCGGCTGTTGCAGCGCAACGTCACGGCCATCGTCTGCGGCTCGGACATGATGGCGCTCGGTGCGATCCGGGCCCTGAGGCAACATCACAAGCGGGTCCCGGAGGACGTTTCCGTGATCGGTTACGACGATTCGGTCCTCATGGGATACACCGATCCGCCGCTGACCACCGTGCGCCAGCCGGTGCTGTCGATGGGCGTCGCCGCAGCCCGGACGCTGATCGACCAGATCCGCGGGGTCACCATCCGCAAGACCGAATCGCTGTTCTTCCCGGAGTTGGTCGTGCGGGCCTCCACCGGACCTCTTGCAGAAACGTAG
- a CDS encoding glycoside hydrolase family 13 protein — MNSPALGPSAHHDGSPLYVGDPAPRVGEKADVFVRTSKALAPRGVHVRTTPDGEPAYTEAQVDREDGDEIWWRASVPVVNTELGYRFLIEAGKPGRRLWLNGTGLSDVDVTDTADFRLPTYDPPPAWAEGAVVYEIFPDRFARSDAHPVGELPDWAVPAEWDEPVAYGTPNGVRQVYGGTLWGVAEKLDYLRGLGIDALYLTPFFPARSNHRYDASSFDFVDPLLGGDEALKELTAQAHLRGIKVIGDITLNHTGDRHPWFRRAQADPASAEAGFYYFGADRSQYASFYGVPSMPKLDHRSEEMRRRLYEGPDSVIARYLADFGLDGWRVDVAQSAGRYGAIDLNARMARAVRETLLRTAPDSLLLAEHQFDASATLRGDGWHGTMAYAGFTRPVLGWLGDADVPELWGVPGRPPSLGGAQMAAVMREFAALIPWRAVTHNLTLLDSHDMPRFRSLVGGARRQALGVALLMTLPGLPMVFAGDEVGVAGALHNEDGRRAFPWDESSWDQGTYEVYRSLIALRRSHAALRSGGLRWLHASDDMVLFERALPGETLVVQVSRAAHAPLTVPFAASHLLGGPDLSPGAQLPSDGPAFHVWRVERA; from the coding sequence GTGAATTCCCCCGCTCTCGGTCCCTCGGCCCACCACGACGGCTCACCTTTGTACGTCGGCGATCCCGCGCCCCGCGTCGGGGAGAAGGCCGATGTGTTCGTACGAACGTCGAAAGCCCTGGCGCCGCGCGGGGTCCACGTTCGCACCACCCCCGACGGCGAGCCGGCCTACACCGAGGCGCAGGTGGACCGGGAGGACGGCGACGAGATCTGGTGGCGCGCGAGCGTGCCGGTGGTGAACACCGAGCTCGGGTACCGGTTCTTGATCGAGGCCGGGAAGCCGGGGCGGCGGCTGTGGCTCAACGGCACGGGGCTCAGCGACGTCGACGTCACCGACACCGCCGACTTCCGGCTCCCGACGTACGACCCGCCTCCGGCATGGGCCGAGGGTGCGGTGGTCTACGAGATCTTCCCCGACCGGTTCGCACGCTCGGACGCGCATCCGGTGGGAGAGCTGCCGGACTGGGCCGTTCCCGCCGAATGGGACGAACCGGTCGCCTACGGCACGCCGAACGGAGTGCGGCAGGTCTACGGCGGCACGCTGTGGGGGGTCGCGGAGAAGCTCGACTACCTGCGCGGGCTCGGGATCGACGCGCTGTACCTGACGCCGTTCTTCCCCGCGCGGTCGAACCACCGGTACGACGCCTCGTCGTTCGACTTCGTCGACCCGCTGCTCGGCGGCGATGAAGCGCTCAAGGAGCTCACGGCGCAGGCGCACCTGCGCGGGATCAAAGTCATCGGCGACATCACTTTGAACCACACCGGCGACCGGCATCCGTGGTTCCGGCGCGCGCAGGCCGATCCGGCGAGCGCCGAAGCCGGGTTCTACTACTTCGGCGCCGATCGCAGCCAGTACGCGTCGTTCTACGGCGTGCCCTCGATGCCGAAGCTCGACCACCGGTCGGAGGAGATGCGGCGGCGGCTGTATGAGGGTCCGGATTCGGTGATCGCGCGGTACCTCGCGGATTTCGGCCTGGACGGCTGGCGGGTGGACGTGGCGCAGTCGGCGGGGCGGTACGGGGCGATCGACCTGAACGCCCGGATGGCGCGGGCGGTTCGGGAGACGTTGCTCCGAACGGCGCCGGATTCCCTTCTGCTGGCCGAGCATCAGTTCGACGCGTCGGCGACGCTGCGCGGCGACGGCTGGCACGGGACGATGGCGTACGCCGGGTTCACGCGGCCGGTGCTGGGCTGGCTCGGCGACGCCGACGTGCCGGAGCTGTGGGGCGTGCCGGGGCGGCCGCCGTCGCTGGGCGGTGCGCAGATGGCCGCGGTGATGCGGGAGTTCGCCGCGCTGATCCCTTGGCGCGCGGTCACCCACAACCTGACGCTGCTGGACTCGCACGACATGCCGCGGTTCCGGTCGCTGGTCGGCGGGGCGCGGCGGCAGGCGCTCGGGGTGGCGCTGCTGATGACGCTGCCGGGGCTGCCGATGGTGTTCGCCGGGGACGAGGTCGGTGTGGCCGGGGCGCTGCACAACGAGGACGGGCGGCGGGCGTTCCCGTGGGATGAGAGCAGCTGGGATCAGGGTACGTATGAGGTGTACCGCTCGCTGATCGCGCTGCGGCGCTCGCACGCGGCGCTGCGCTCCGGCGGGCTGCGCTGGCTGCACGCCTCCGACGACATGGTGCTCTTCGAGCGGGCGCTGCCCGGGGAGACGCTGGTGGTGCAGGTGAGCCGGGCCGCGCACGCGCCGCTGACCGTGCCGTTCGCCGCCTCGCATCTGCTCGGCGGCCCCGATCTGAGCCCCGGTGCTCAGCTGCCGTCCGACGGGCCGGCGTTCCATGTCTGGCGTGTCGAGCGCGCTTGA
- a CDS encoding glycoside hydrolase family 13 protein has protein sequence MSSWWRDAVIYQVYIRSFADGNGDGVGDVAGLRSRLPYLAALGVDALWLNPWYASPQVDAGYDVSDYRRLDPLFGTLEDAKGLIADAHEHGLRVILDIVPNHTSDQHAWFQEALAASQGSDARARYHFRPGRGVDGAEPPTDWPSIFGGPAWTRTVDADGKPGDWYLHLFAPEQPDLNWTNPEVRREFEDILRFWLDLGVDGFRIDVAHGLMKDPDFPDLASREAGGMLDVTLADHPYFDRDETLAVYEDWRRIADSYEGERVFVAEAWVADASRVARYLTPARLHTAFNFGLLSCPWEAAALRSEIDATLGVLAAVGAPATWVLSNHDVIRHATRYGRARTSLADARRLYGTPVDHALGGRRARAAAQLINALPGGTYVYQGEELGLPEVEDLPPSVWQDPNRRYTDHDGPVRDGCRVPLPWSGATPPFGFSPEGTTADPWLPQPSEWKDHTAAAEEQNPRSTLSHYRELLRTRREWRARGLGDGAPLEWIAAPAGVLAFRRGEVVCYANLSQAPVALPAGYRVLIASDVVEGAVLAVDTTAWLVAE, from the coding sequence ATGAGCAGCTGGTGGCGTGACGCCGTCATCTATCAGGTCTACATCCGCAGTTTCGCCGACGGGAACGGCGACGGGGTCGGCGACGTCGCGGGGCTTCGGTCGCGGCTGCCGTATCTGGCGGCGCTGGGCGTGGACGCCTTGTGGCTGAACCCCTGGTACGCCTCGCCGCAGGTGGACGCCGGGTACGACGTCAGCGACTACCGGCGGCTGGATCCGCTGTTCGGGACGCTGGAGGACGCCAAGGGGCTGATCGCCGACGCGCACGAGCACGGGCTGCGGGTGATCCTCGACATCGTTCCGAACCACACGTCGGATCAGCATGCCTGGTTCCAGGAGGCGCTGGCCGCTTCGCAGGGGTCTGACGCCCGGGCGCGGTACCACTTCCGGCCGGGGCGGGGCGTGGACGGCGCGGAGCCGCCGACGGACTGGCCGTCGATCTTCGGCGGGCCGGCGTGGACCCGGACCGTGGACGCCGACGGCAAGCCCGGGGACTGGTATCTGCACCTGTTCGCACCGGAGCAGCCGGACCTGAACTGGACGAACCCGGAGGTGCGGCGTGAGTTCGAGGACATCCTGCGGTTCTGGCTGGACCTGGGCGTGGACGGATTCCGCATCGACGTCGCGCACGGCCTGATGAAGGACCCTGACTTCCCCGACCTGGCCTCGCGCGAGGCCGGCGGGATGCTGGACGTCACCCTGGCCGACCACCCGTATTTCGACCGGGACGAGACGCTGGCGGTCTACGAGGACTGGCGGCGGATCGCGGATTCGTACGAGGGCGAACGGGTGTTCGTGGCCGAGGCGTGGGTGGCGGACGCCTCGCGGGTGGCGCGGTACCTGACGCCGGCGCGGCTGCACACGGCGTTCAACTTCGGGCTGCTGAGCTGCCCCTGGGAGGCCGCGGCGCTGCGGTCGGAGATCGACGCGACGCTGGGCGTGCTGGCTGCGGTGGGGGCCCCGGCGACGTGGGTGCTGTCGAACCACGACGTGATCCGCCACGCCACACGCTACGGCCGGGCCCGGACATCACTGGCCGACGCGCGCCGCCTGTACGGCACCCCGGTGGACCACGCACTCGGCGGGCGCCGTGCGCGGGCGGCGGCGCAGCTGATCAACGCGCTGCCCGGCGGGACGTACGTGTACCAGGGCGAGGAGCTGGGGCTGCCGGAGGTGGAGGACCTGCCGCCGTCGGTGTGGCAGGACCCGAACCGCCGCTACACCGACCACGACGGCCCGGTCCGCGACGGCTGCCGCGTCCCGCTGCCGTGGTCGGGCGCGACGCCCCCGTTCGGCTTCTCGCCGGAGGGTACGACGGCCGACCCCTGGCTCCCGCAGCCGTCGGAGTGGAAGGATCACACGGCCGCCGCCGAGGAGCAGAACCCGCGCTCGACGCTGTCGCACTACCGCGAGCTGCTGCGCACCCGCCGCGAGTGGCGGGCCCGCGGACTGGGCGACGGCGCGCCGCTGGAGTGGATCGCGGCGCCGGCCGGGGTGCTGGCGTTCCGGCGCGGCGAGGTGGTGTGCTACGCGAACTTGTCGCAGGCGCCGGTGGCGCTGCCGGCGGGGTATCGGGTGCTGATTGCTTCGGATGTGGTGGAGGGGGCTGTGTTGGCGGTGGATACGACGGCTTGGTTGGTGGCGGAGTAG